In one Chroicocephalus ridibundus chromosome Z, bChrRid1.1, whole genome shotgun sequence genomic region, the following are encoded:
- the MBLAC2 gene encoding acyl-coenzyme A thioesterase MBLAC2 → MSALEWFAHKPLGDGIFWIQERFYESGNRANIWLVRGSQRDVVIDAGLGLRSLPDYLRDAGLLPPAEGPGPRPLLAVATHVHFDHSGGLQHFEEVAVHSAEAAALLRGDNYEAVTWLWEREVARPPRPGWRARQFRVPPVRPTRLLQEGDVISLGDRQLTVMHMPGHSRGSICLHDKDRKILFSGDVVYDGSMIDWLPYSRVSDYVASCQRLMELVDRGLVEKVLPGHFNIFGAERLYRLASNYIAQAGVCHKVSTCAMRSLASIALRITNSRVTS, encoded by the exons ATGTCGGCGCTGGAGTGGTTCGCCCACAAGCCCCTGGGCGACGGCATCTTCTGGATCCAAGAGCGCTTCTATGAGTCGGGCAACCGGGCCAACATCTGGCTGGTGCGGGGCTCGCAGCGGGACGTGGTGATCgacgcggggctggggctgcgcagCCTGCCCGACTACCTGCGGGACGCCGGCCTGCTGCCGCCGGCCGAagggcccggcccgcggccgcTGCTGGCCGTGGCCACCCACGTTCACTTCGACCACTCGGGAGGACTGCAGCACTTCGAGGAGGTGGCGGTGCACAGCGCCGAGGCGGCGGCCCTGCTCCGCGGCGACAACTACGAGGCCGTCACCTGGCTGTGGGAGCGGGAGGTGGCGCGGCCGCCGCGGCCCGGCTGGCGGGCCCGGCAGTTCCGCGTCCCCCCGGTGCGGCCCAcccgcctgctgcaggagg GGGATGTGATCAGCCTCGGAGACCGACAGCTTACTGTCATGCACATGCCTGGTCATTCAAGAGGCAGTATTTGCTTACACGACAAAGACCGGAAGATTTTGTTCAGCGGAGACGTGGTGTACGATGGATCCATGATTGACTGGCTTCCCTACAGCAGAGTAAGTGACTACGTTGCAAGCTGCCAGCGCCTCATGGAGTTGGTGGACAGAGGTCTCGTGGAGAAGGTACTGCCTGGGCACTTTAACATATTTGGGGCAGAAAGGCTGTATCGGTTAGCTTCCAACTACATTGCACAAGCTGGAGTTTGTCACAAGGTTTCTACTTGTGCCATGAGATCCCTGGCAAGCATAGCACTTCGCATTACAAATTCGAGAGTCACTTCGTAG